The DNA region CATACTCCGACATGTCGATACGGATCATCGCATCCTGGTCGCCGAAGATCACCTCGGCGAGCGTCTTGGCCAGTTCCGTCTTGCCAACCCCGGTTGGCCCGAGAAACAGGAAGGTCGCAGTCGGACCGGAACCTTCGCGCAGACCCGCACGCGCCAGGCGCACCGCATCGGCCACGGCGCGGATCGCTTCTTCCTGGCCGATGACGCGCTCGTGCAGCTTCTCCTCGAGCTTGAGGAGCTTGTCCTTCTCCTCGGTGGTCAGCTCCGTGACCGGAACGCCGGTGATCTTGGAGACGATCTGCGCGACGTGATCGGCGCGCACCTCGGCGGTCGCCGAAGCCTGGTCGCGCTTCCAGATTTCCAGAAGCTCGTCCAGCTCCTTCTGCTTCTGCTCCAGTTCCTTCTTCAGTTCCGCTGCTCGGTCGAATTGCTTGCGGGCGGCGGCATAGTCCTGCTCGCGCTTGATCTGCGCGACCTCGGCCTCCAGCTCCTGGACGTCCACGGGGCGCGCTGTGGCGCTGATCTTCACCCGTGCGGCGGCCTGGTCGATCAGGTCGATCGCCTTGTCAGGCATGAAGCGGCCAGTGATGTAGCGGTCCGAAAGCTCGGCCGCCGCGACGATGGCCTCGTCGGTGATCGTCACCTTGTGGTGCGCCTCCAGCGTGTCGCGCAGACCGCGCAGGATCATGATGACCTGAGCTACCGTGGGCTCCTCGACATAGACCGGCTGGAAGCGGCGTTCGAGTGCTGCGTCCTTCTCGATGTATTTCTGGTACTCGTTGAGCGTTGTCGCGCCGATCAGGTTCAGCTCGCCCCGCGCCAGCGCCGGCTTGAAGGTGTTGGCGATATCTAGACCGCCTTCGCCACCGCCCTGACCGGCGCCGACGATGGTATGGATCTCGTCGATGAACAGGATCAGACTGTCCTTCTCCTCGGTGATCTCCTTGAGGATCTTCTGCACCCGCTCCTCGAACTCGCCCCGATACTTCGACCCGGCCACCATCGAGTTGATGTTGAGTTCGATCAGCCGCTTGTCGCGCAGCGCCTCTGGCACTTCCCCCGCGACGATCCGTTGTGCAAGTCCCTCGACGATGGCAGTCTTGCCCACGCCAGGCTCGCCGATCAGCACCGGGTTGTTCTTTTTCCGGCGGGCCAGCACTTCGATCGTCGTCTCGATCTCGCGGGCGCGGCCGATGACGGGATCGAGCTTGCCCTCGCGGGCGAGCTTGGTCAGGTCACGGCTGAACTGGTCGAGATCGGGCGTGCTGGAAGGCGCCTCCACGCGGCCTTCCTCGGCTCCCTTGCCCACGACCTTGGTCACCTGCTGGCGAAGCGCCTGCGGCGTCAATCCGTATTTGCGCAGGATCGACGCGGCCAGGCCTTCACCTTCCTCGGCAAGGCCGATCAGCAGGTGCTCGGGACCGACATAGGAATGGCCGAGTTCGTTCGAGGCGATGAAGGCCCGGTTCAGCGCGTCCTTCAGGCGAGGACTGACGCCGATTTCGCCCTCCGTCTTGGCCTCTCCACGCTTCGCTTCCTTCTCGATCTGGCGCCGCAGATCGTCCACATCGACCTTGAACTGTTCCAGGATCGTCTTGACGATGTCGGACGAGGTCAGTGCCAGAAGCAGATGTTCGGTATCGACCTCGCTGCGTCCGAACTCTCCTGCCTTCTGTGCGGCATCCTGCAACAGTTTGTTGCCCTGTTCGCTCAGTCGATCGGCGATATTGCGCCCGCCGCCGCCGCGCCGCGATCCGCGTCGTGGCGCGCCCTCGCCGAAAGTGGCCTCGACGACATCGTCATCGCCGTCACCCATGGCGCCGAGCGTGCCGCCCCGCAACGGGCTGTCACCAAAGAGGCTGCCGAAACCACTATCGCCAAAGAATTCGTCAAAAAGGGAATGCCGTCCGAACAGCGCTTCCAACGGCGACGCGCTGCGGCCCGACCGGCGCACCATCTCGCGGTAATGCTGGTCGCAAAGCTCCATGTTCTGAATTCTGCCGTTCACCGAGGCGCGCACGCGCGCCGTCGCCGGGCGACCGCAAATATCGCAAGCTCCGTTTGCCATTTCTCTTCTCCGTTTTCTTTATCCAGTCAGGGTTGTCCGCCGATCATCTGCGCCAGTGACAGTGTCACGCAGCGACCGCTTCCGTTCTTTTCACCTTGGACCCAATTGCCACCAGATCGGGCTCGTCCAGTGTCTCTCGTTGCAGGAGATCCTGCGCCGATTGCTCAAGAAGATCCCGATTGCTTTCAAGAAGGGTGAGGGTGCGCTTGAACACGCCATCCACGATGTCGCGCACCTTCGCGTCCATCCGCTCAGCAGTGGCGTCGCTGTAGCGGCGGTTCAGCCAGGACGACTGGTCGCCGGTGCCGAGAAAGCCGGGCCGATCGGTGTCGTAGCTGACATGCCCGAGGTCTTCGTCCATCCCGTACCGTGCGACCATGGCGCGGGCGATATCGGTGGCCTTGACCAGATCGTCCGCCGCCCCGGTCGAGAGGTGGTCGTAGATGATCTTCTCGGCCGCGCGCCCGCCGAGCAGCACGGCGATCTTGTTCTCGAGTTCCTCCCGCGTCATCAGGAAGCGGTCCTCGGTCGGGCGCTGGATCGTGTAGCCGAGCGCGCCAATCCCGCGCGGGATGATCGAGACCTTGTGCACCGGATCCACCCCCGGCAGAACCATCGCCACCAGCGCGTGCCCCATCTCGTGATGCGCCACGATCTCGCGTTCGCGCGGGTTCAGAACGCGGTTCTTCTTTTCCAACCCGGCGATGATGCGTTCCACGGCATTGTTGAAGTCGTCCATCGTCACCGCATCTGCCTTGCGGCGCGTGGCGAGCAATGCTGCCTCGTTGACGAGATTGGCAAGATCCGCTCCGGAAAAGCCGGGAGTAAGCGCTGCGACCTTATCGGCATCGACGTCCGGGGCGAGCTTCACCTTTTTCATGTGAACGCCAAGAATCTGCACGCGTCCCTTCTTGTCGGGCCGATCCACCAACACCTGCCGGTCGAAGCGGCCCGCGCGGAGAAGCGCGGGGTCGAGGATCTCGGGCCGGTTGGTGGCGGCCAGGAGCACGATGCCCACCGAAGGGTCGAAGCCGTCGAGCTCGGTCAGAAGCTGGTTCAGCGTCTGCTCACGCTCATCATGGCCACCGGCGATCTGGCCGGAGGAGCGCGCCCTCCCAAGAGCGTCGAGTTCGTCGATGAAGATGATCGCCGGGGCGGATTTCCGGGCCTGCTCGAACAGGTCGCGCACCCGTGCGGCACCGACGCCCACGAACAACTCGACGAACTCTGATCCCGAGATCGAAAAGAAGGTCACGCCCGCCTCACCCGCCACCGCGCGCGCGA from Marinicauda algicola includes:
- a CDS encoding ATP-dependent Clp protease ATP-binding subunit — encoded protein: MANGACDICGRPATARVRASVNGRIQNMELCDQHYREMVRRSGRSASPLEALFGRHSLFDEFFGDSGFGSLFGDSPLRGGTLGAMGDGDDDVVEATFGEGAPRRGSRRGGGGRNIADRLSEQGNKLLQDAAQKAGEFGRSEVDTEHLLLALTSSDIVKTILEQFKVDVDDLRRQIEKEAKRGEAKTEGEIGVSPRLKDALNRAFIASNELGHSYVGPEHLLIGLAEEGEGLAASILRKYGLTPQALRQQVTKVVGKGAEEGRVEAPSSTPDLDQFSRDLTKLAREGKLDPVIGRAREIETTIEVLARRKKNNPVLIGEPGVGKTAIVEGLAQRIVAGEVPEALRDKRLIELNINSMVAGSKYRGEFEERVQKILKEITEEKDSLILFIDEIHTIVGAGQGGGEGGLDIANTFKPALARGELNLIGATTLNEYQKYIEKDAALERRFQPVYVEEPTVAQVIMILRGLRDTLEAHHKVTITDEAIVAAAELSDRYITGRFMPDKAIDLIDQAAARVKISATARPVDVQELEAEVAQIKREQDYAAARKQFDRAAELKKELEQKQKELDELLEIWKRDQASATAEVRADHVAQIVSKITGVPVTELTTEEKDKLLKLEEKLHERVIGQEEAIRAVADAVRLARAGLREGSGPTATFLFLGPTGVGKTELAKTLAEVIFGDQDAMIRIDMSEYGERHSVARLVGAPPGYVGYDEGGQLTEKVRRRPYSVVLLDEIEKAHPDVYNILLQVFDDGRLTDGKGRVVDFTNTIIIATSNLGSDIIQRNLKRRGTKEFDEAKQKSELMEVLRGHFRPEFINRIDEIIVFHSLNQSEIRQIVELQLNRVKRTALGQGVELEFDVSVVDHFGAVGFRPEFGARELRRLIRSELETELAREMLSGRIEDGDKVRVAWSADEQKVVFEKIAKDTGDDSPDDQAEGGIDESSAVAENKADAPTPDVPVDAKDKEQSKDDKSTG
- the ftsH gene encoding ATP-dependent zinc metalloprotease FtsH; this encodes MEKKTEYNIWYWVVAFIAVLFIQNLIAGWQSVAPISYSQFEKYLADGKISSVAVGSDTITGTFAEPVDGKKQFVTTVVNPAILQRIDRSGVEITGVPQNTFLGTLISWVAPALVFFGIWMLLFRKFADKQGFGGFMQVGRSKAKVYMEKETGVSFADVAGVDEAKAELEEVVEFLKNPAEYGKLGAHIPKGILLVGPPGTGKTLLARAVAGEAGVTFFSISGSEFVELFVGVGAARVRDLFEQARKSAPAIIFIDELDALGRARSSGQIAGGHDEREQTLNQLLTELDGFDPSVGIVLLAATNRPEILDPALLRAGRFDRQVLVDRPDKKGRVQILGVHMKKVKLAPDVDADKVAALTPGFSGADLANLVNEAALLATRRKADAVTMDDFNNAVERIIAGLEKKNRVLNPREREIVAHHEMGHALVAMVLPGVDPVHKVSIIPRGIGALGYTIQRPTEDRFLMTREELENKIAVLLGGRAAEKIIYDHLSTGAADDLVKATDIARAMVARYGMDEDLGHVSYDTDRPGFLGTGDQSSWLNRRYSDATAERMDAKVRDIVDGVFKRTLTLLESNRDLLEQSAQDLLQRETLDEPDLVAIGSKVKRTEAVAA